In the Paenibacillus sp. FSL H7-0357 genome, one interval contains:
- a CDS encoding Crp/Fnr family transcriptional regulator has product MDSIQYLSQFNLLNNLSTEDLMEMEEMTSITAVPANTLIQTPSTFTEGLFFVKKGKVRLYQLSSTGKQFTLDILSEGNVFGEMAGISLGTRELFVDTLDDCDICLMNKDRFEGFLLSRPRFMLNLIQTLSSQFNEMGSLMLQLALGDLRFRLAHILLRLSRRFGCEEQDGLSRINLSLSHQELANMVGATREAVSGVLRQWNRDGLVQTGFKTVRIHPERLEKLISDRL; this is encoded by the coding sequence ATGGATAGCATCCAGTATTTATCCCAGTTTAATCTTCTGAATAATCTGTCCACTGAGGACTTAATGGAGATGGAGGAGATGACTTCCATTACAGCAGTCCCGGCGAATACGTTGATCCAGACACCGTCGACATTTACAGAAGGGTTGTTTTTTGTCAAAAAGGGCAAGGTTCGTCTTTACCAGCTGAGCAGCACCGGCAAGCAATTTACGCTCGATATTCTGAGTGAAGGAAATGTTTTTGGCGAAATGGCCGGCATCTCGCTGGGGACAAGAGAGCTCTTTGTAGACACGCTGGATGATTGCGATATTTGTCTGATGAATAAAGACCGCTTCGAAGGGTTCCTGCTGAGCCGGCCCCGTTTCATGTTGAACCTGATACAGACGTTAAGCAGCCAATTTAATGAAATGGGCAGTCTGATGTTGCAGTTGGCACTTGGGGATTTGCGGTTTAGGCTTGCGCATATTCTGCTGCGTTTGTCCCGCAGATTCGGCTGTGAAGAGCAGGACGGATTATCGAGGATCAACCTGTCCTTATCTCACCAGGAACTCGCCAATATGGTTGGAGCCACCCGTGAGGCAGTAAGCGGCGTCTTGCGGCAATGGAACAGGGACGGCCTGGTCCAGACAGGCTTTAAAACGGTCCGCATCCATCCGGAGCGACTTGAGAAGTTGATATCAGATCGTCTTTAA